From a single Serratia surfactantfaciens genomic region:
- a CDS encoding MFS transporter — MRSCSDGLPVPQRYGAILAIALGITVSVLDGAIANVALPTIARDLNASPASSIWVVNAYQLAITVSLLSLASLGDLVGYRRIYQAGLLVFSITSLFCALSDSLLTLTIARVLQGFGAAAIMSVNTALIRIIYPQRFLGRGMGINSLIVACSSAAGPTVAAAILSVASWQWLFAINLPIGIVALLLGMKFLPANGQKNDNRRFDPTSAVLNALTFGLLITAISGFAQGQSLTLIFSEIAALLAIGAVFVRRQLRQEFPLLPVDLLRIPIFALSMGTSICSFAAQMLAMVSLPFFLQSALGRDEVATGLLLTPWPLAIVVMAPIAGRLVERVHAGLLGCIGLAVFALGLFSLALLPAAPSNVDIIWRMVLCGAGFGLFQSPNNHTIISAAPRNRSGGASGMLGTARLLGQTSGAALVALMFNLFPASGTHASLILAGVFATLAAAVSSLRITQSTTQTVQPSREMK; from the coding sequence ATGCGTTCTTGTTCCGACGGCCTCCCCGTCCCGCAACGCTATGGGGCGATCCTCGCCATCGCCCTCGGCATTACCGTATCGGTGCTCGACGGCGCGATAGCCAACGTGGCGCTGCCCACCATCGCGCGCGATCTCAACGCCAGCCCGGCCAGCTCCATTTGGGTGGTCAACGCCTATCAGCTGGCGATCACCGTGTCTTTGCTGTCGCTGGCGTCGCTCGGCGATCTGGTCGGCTATCGTCGCATCTATCAGGCCGGATTGCTGGTGTTCAGCATCACCTCGCTGTTCTGCGCCCTGTCCGACTCGCTGCTCACCCTGACTATCGCCCGCGTGCTGCAAGGCTTTGGCGCCGCCGCCATCATGAGCGTCAACACGGCGCTGATCCGCATCATCTACCCGCAACGCTTTCTCGGCCGCGGCATGGGCATCAACTCGCTGATCGTCGCCTGCTCCTCGGCGGCCGGGCCGACGGTGGCGGCCGCTATCCTGTCGGTCGCGTCCTGGCAATGGCTGTTCGCCATCAACCTGCCGATCGGCATCGTCGCGCTGCTGCTGGGGATGAAGTTCCTGCCGGCCAACGGCCAGAAAAACGATAACCGCCGTTTCGATCCCACCAGCGCCGTGCTGAATGCGCTGACCTTTGGCCTGCTGATCACCGCCATCAGCGGCTTCGCCCAGGGGCAGAGCCTGACGCTGATCTTCAGCGAGATCGCCGCGCTGCTGGCGATTGGCGCGGTGTTTGTTCGCCGCCAGCTGCGTCAGGAATTTCCTCTGCTGCCGGTCGACCTGCTGCGCATTCCGATCTTCGCCCTGTCGATGGGCACCTCAATCTGCTCGTTCGCCGCACAGATGCTGGCGATGGTGTCGCTGCCGTTCTTCCTGCAAAGCGCATTGGGCCGCGATGAGGTGGCGACCGGGCTGCTGCTGACGCCCTGGCCGCTGGCGATCGTGGTGATGGCGCCGATCGCCGGCCGGCTGGTGGAGCGCGTGCACGCCGGCCTGCTGGGCTGTATCGGGCTGGCGGTGTTCGCGCTCGGGCTGTTCTCGCTGGCGCTGCTGCCCGCGGCGCCGTCGAATGTGGACATCATCTGGCGCATGGTGCTGTGTGGCGCCGGTTTCGGCCTGTTCCAGTCGCCCAACAACCACACCATCATTTCCGCCGCGCCGCGCAACCGCAGCGGCGGCGCCAGCGGCATGCTGGGCACCGCTCGCCTGCTGGGACAAACCTCGGGGGCCGCGCTGGTGGCGCTGATGTTCAACCTGTTCCCTGCCTCCGGCACCCACGCTTCGCTGATCCTGGCCGGGGTGTTCGCCACCCTGGCAGCGGCGGTCAGCAGCCTGCGCATCACCCAGTCGACGACGCAGACGGTGCAGCCCAGCCGCGAGATGAAATAG